The genome window TAGCTCATGCACGGAGTGTTGGTCTGGAAGATCCCGTGGCAAATCGAAAGGCTTTGCCTGAATTCATGCTGGACCTTCCTCGGCGACGAGTCGCGTCGATGAACTTGGACCACGCGGTGCCGGCGGCATCCGTCCAGACATATGATTAGAGGCTTGTTTGGACCGAAAATTCTCCGCAATCGAGTCCGCTGAATTCTAGTTTTCATATTTCACCTTGCGCGAAATTGTCACGCTCCTGGCCTCCCAAAAGGGTTTCGCTGTGCGGCCCGCCTGGAAGCCCACCATGGCCCCTACACAAACCGCAGATGCCACAAGAATGAGATAGACGGCTGACAAGGGCCATAATAACGCCCACAGCACCAGGAACAATGCCGGGATAGAAACCCACCCCATCATTCTCATAAGCATGGGACACCTCGTTTCTAACTGCACCCGATTCCTCTTCTCCTGATGAGAGCGGGTAAACTTGCCCCTCTCACCGAGGGCAAAAGTCCGTCTTCCTCCGGTCCTTAGGCTACTCACTCGGAATACCCCTTGGCTGGATCCCGGAAGACGCTGGGCAAGCGACAGGCGGCGGCGTTCCCGGTCCAGCGCCAGTCCGCTCAGAGTGATTGGCTTCCCGGCGTTCGATTGGTAATAGAGGGAATGGACAGGATCGGCCGGCTCTTGAGAGCCTCAAGCGAGATCATAAACGCCAGCAGGCAGGCCAAATCCAGAACGAGAAACACATTCCGGGAGAGTGCGACGGGCGCTATGGGATTAAACAGGACGGCAATTGCAACGAACCCGGCTGCCCAAAGGTATTTTGGGAGGGCGACTGCCTCAGTGGCGACCGTTATAGCGCCCACACTGATGAGTATGTCTCGCAGGATCTCAACACCTGGCGGGGCTACCCAGAATGCCGTCACCAGCAGCGCCCCAGCACAAACGAGCTTAATAATTTTCGTGAACATCGGATTCGTAAACATCATAATACACGCCTCATTTCTTAATCTCCGGCAATCGACGGATCGTCCTTTGCATGAGAAGGAAGAGGGCGGACTTGCCGCCCTCAATGAACGCCAAGGCCGGAGGCCTAGGCTGCTGCGTGAGCAGCGATCTTGTGAAAGGTCGAGCTGGTGACCTCATAGGTCTTAACTACAGGGGTCCCTTCAAGGAAATTCCCCAGGGCCTTCTGCACTTGAGGATAAGTCTCACGGTTATAGGTTTCAGCGCTCTCTTTCCGGTCCCACAGACTGATCCCTACTGCTTCCGTCTTACCGGGATCGGCGAGGACAATTTCGTCCAGGAAACCTTTCTGCTTTCGAAGCAGCGGAATGACTTCGTCCTCGATCGCTCGGGTAAACTCCCCGACACTAGTGGCCTTTAGATGCATGGAGACACATCGTGCAAACATAAGCAACCTCCTGGGTTGTAGTCTAAGAGGTGCGATTGCAGGTAACCCGACTTAGTTCAGGTTGTCTGGAGACTGATGGGGAGGAGTTGTCTCATTAACCAGCATGAGTTAATTAACTTTACCTGTCAAGCGAAATCGGAGATAATCTACGAAGGTTAACTACTGTAAGTTAACAGGCGAAGAGGCCGATGGATATTTCCCTGGTAATGAGACACCGCCTGGATGAATTGGGCCTTGAGCAGCGGGATCTGGCGAGCGCCGCGCAGGTCACGGAGTCCTACATTTCGCAATTGTTGACTCGAAAAAAAATGCCTCCGGCGCCTGCTCGAACAGATATCTACGACAAGATGTCAAAGTTCTTGAAGCTTCCAGAAGGTGAACTGGCTAAGCTGGCAGACCTGCAGCGCCAGGAACGGCTCAAAAGGAAATTGGCGGACCCGCCCGCACCGTTGTTCAAAGGGGTCCGCGAATTGGTGCTCCGCAAATGTAAACCCGAAAATCAGGAGCAAATGCAGGCGATTTTTGAAAAGCAGCCCTTCGGCGAAGTCGAACGCCTCATTACCCAGAAGCTCTTGGACGTGGTTAAACAGGCTGCCAGGGAAGAACTGGAAAATGAAAACTGGCTCCGGCTGGTGGCCAGACTGAGCAACCGTAGCTTCGAAGACATACGGGTTTCCATCCTCGAGTTCCTGGACACGGACGTTTTCGACGTATCGATCGAGAACTGCGTCTCATTCTTGGATCCGCTGGTCGAATCCTGGGACATTGACCTCGCTAATTTTAGGGTGGAGGTCAGGTTAAATTCGAGAGTATCCCCTGGCCACACTACGACGTTTGAGTTCGTAGAGAAAGAACCGGAACCAGTCCTCGACACAGAGCCGGGACTTAAGGAATTTCTCCGCAATGCTTTCCTAAGCGGCGATGCGACCGAAGAAGAAATCGAATTCCTGAAGAGACTTCGACTCAGCGGGAAGCGTCCTACAGCCCTCTATTATTACCGGGAACTTCAAAATCTTAGAGATCCTCTGCATTTTCGCGTTCCAGGAAAAAGGTAGGCTGTCCCTGTTTCGGCCTGGGCCAGTCATCATGCGATTGTTTCGGGGCAAGTTCCCCGGACCCTTCCCACCACGACCCTCCGTGCACAGGTACACCTTCAGCCATGGACTGCCGCTTAGCGGCCCGATTCGTCACCAAGGCTCGAGTCTGGCAGATCGTACGCTCTAAGAATATCCACGAGTAGCGGTTTGACAGTGTCGGACACGTTGAGTATTGAGTGTTGAGTGTGGGTAATGGACGTTCGCAGCAGGTTTGTAATCAAATGTATTCTGCGGAATTATACACTTTAGAAAGTATTAGTCGTTCTCGCTCATTGAAACTCTGAGGTAAATCTTTGCGGTGTTGGCGAACACCTTGATGAGCCTTGTGTGCTCTGTGGACGCGGCGTGGCCCTTGAGTTTTTCGTAGTTCTCGAGTGCCTTTCGTGCGTTCAGCATTTGAACCCTTGCAGCTTTTACTTCAGCAGGGTTGACCATTATCGGCCTGCTTTCTCCTTCGAAGAGCGTATCGCTCTTCAGGGCATATCGGTAATCGGCTTCACTGCAGGAAGAATCTGTTCCCTGCTCTACCCCCTGCAGGGATGGCAGGAGAGTGGCAACAGCTAACCATAGCAAATTGCCCACTGAACAACCAACCGGAGACGACTCATTTGACGACGATATTGACGAGCTTCTGCGGTACGACAATAACTTTGACAATCTGGCGCCCATTGATATACTGGGCGGCCTTTTCATCAGCAAGCGCGAGCTGCCGGATATGATCCTCGCTCGCCCCCACCGCTACGCGAATGCGGGTGCGCAGCTTGCCGTTCACCTGGACGGGAAGTTCAAGTTCTTCTTCAGCAGCAAGCCCGGCGTCATACGCCGGCCAGGCGACGCGCAGGGTAGCGCCGGTATGGCCGAGCCCCTCCCAAAGCTCATTGGCGATGTGAGGCGTGAAGAGAGCCATAATCAGGACCAATACTTCAAGTGTTTCTTTAACTGCTTCCGCGCGAACCTTGCCGCCTGAAATCGCGGACTCCAATCCGGCAAGTTCGTTCACCAGTTCCATGGCCAGGGCAATATCGGTATTAAAATGCCAGCGATCTTCCATATCCTCGGTTACATGCCGGAGCACCTGGTGGGTCTTGCGAAGCAGCTTCCGCTCGTCGGCTGAATATTCTGGAACAACCGCGGGACGCGCAGCTTTCCCCAGCATCGATTCCACCGCGGCGAGGTTGTCCGCGTATTTGGCGACTGCACGATAAACGCGATTCAGGAAGCGTGAAGCGCCTTCAATTCCCGTATCGCTCCAATCGAGGTCCTTTTCAGGCGGCGCGGCGAACAGCATGTAGAGGCGCACCGTGTCGGCGCCATACTTCTCGAACATGGCTGTGGGATCGACCACGTTTCCCTTGGACTTGGACATCTTCGCGCCGTCCTTGATCACCATGCCTTGCGTAAACAGCCGTGCCACGGGCTCGGAAAAACTGACCAGCCCGATGTCCATCATCATTTTGGTAAAGAAGCGCATGTAAATCAGGTGCAGGATCGCGTGCTCGATGCCGCCGATATACTGGTCCACAGGAAACCAGTAATCCACGGCTTCCCTGTTGATGGGCGACGTGTCAATCCTGGGATCGGCGTATCGGTAGAAGTACCACGACGAATCGACGAAGGTGTCCATCGTGTCCGTCTCCCGGCGCGCCGGGCCGCCGCAATTTGGGCATGTTGTGTTGACGAATTCCGGAACGCTGGCCAGCGGCGACTGTCCCGTTCCCGTCAGTTTCACCTCCGCCGGCAGCAGGACCGGCAGTTGCGATTCCGGGACCGGCACAACTCCGCAGGAGCGGCAATAGACCATGGGAATCGGCGTGCCCCAGTAACGCTGCCGTGAGATACCCCAATCCTTGATTCTGTACTGGACGGTCCCCTTGCCGAATCCCGCATGTTCAGCATCGTTCGTCATGCGCTCGATGGCCTGCTCCGATGTGAGACCAGTGTAGAGGCCGGAGTTTACCAGCCTGCCATACTCTGTGAAAGCAGCTTCAAGTTCTACTTGAGGTCCTCTGTCCTTCGGCACAATAACCGTTCGGATGGGCAGATTGAAAGTGGTGCAGAACTCGAAGTCCCGCTCATCATGGGCGGGCACCGCCATCACAGCCCCGGTACCGTAATCCATCAACACAAAATTCGCCACCCATACGGGAACAGGTTCCCCGCTGTAAGGATTGCGCGCGCTGAATCCGGTCGCCACCCCGTCTTTTTCAAGGTTTACTTCAACCCGGGCGCGGATGGCGGATGCTTTGATGCGTTCCACCTCGCTCCGAAGGCGCTCCGGTTTTTCCGATGCTGCGATGAGTTTCTCAACCAGTGGGTGTTCCGCAGCCAAGAAGACCACCGTGCATCCGAAAATTGTGTCCACGCGAGTGGTAAAGACGCGAACTGGAAGGTCAAGGTCTTCGATCCTGAAATCAACTTCTGTCCCTTTCGACTTCCCAATCCAGTTCTGCTGCATGGCCAGGACGCGCTCCGGCCAGCGAACAAGTTTTTGCATGTCGTCCAGCAGTCGCTCGGCGTAATCGGTAATCTTCAGGAACCACTGCTCGAGTTCCTTCTCCACCACCGGCGTCTCTTCATGGCGCCAGCAGCAGCCGTCCACCACCTGCTCATTGGCAAGCACGGTTTCGCACTGGGGGCACCAGTTCACGCGGCTCTTCTTGCGATAGGCCAGGCCGCGCTCATACATCTTCAGGAAAAACCATTGGTTCCAGCGGTAGTACTCGGGCACGCAAGTGGTTACTTCGCGGCGCCAGTCGTAGCTGACGCCCAGCCGCTTCAACTGCCGGCGCATGCGGTCGATATAAGCGAAAGTGAATTCCGCGGGCGGGCGCTGGTGCTTGATGGCCGCGTTCTCGGCGGGCAGTCCGAAAGAGTCCCATCCGATTGGATGAAGGACGTTAAAGCCTTTCATCCACATGTAGCGCGCCAAGGCATCACCGATTGAATAGTTGCGGACGTGGCCCATGTGAATGTCGCCGGAAGGATAGGGCAACATCTCAAGCACATAGTACTTCTTGCTCCCGGGATTGGCGTCAGCATCAAACAGGTTCTGCTCAGCCCAGAGCTTCCTCCACTTCGCTTCAATTTTCTGAGGATCGTAGTTTGTGTTCATATCCAAATGATGAATGTTGAAATGCGATTGCGGTGTGTTAACTCTCGGGTATGCAGCCCACGCCAGCACCACGCACCCTGTCAAGGCAGATCAACTAACCGTGCGGTTTCCCGAGAAGGTATGCTTCCATGGAAAGTCTGCCTGCGCGCACAGAAAAGTTACCATAGCACAGTTTCTTCAAAATCGAATCGGGCCGCTGATACCAGCTTGCCCAGCTCAGGGGCGTGTCGCCGTGCATGTCTCTGGCCTCCACTCCGGCGCCGGCATCCAGCAGCAGTTGAATGGTCTCTTCGCTTGCGAATGCGGCGGCACGGTGCAAAGGGGTCTCGCCCTTAGTTCGACAATCGCGCATGAAGGCGCCAGTTCCCACCGACGGCTTGGTGGTGCAGTTTGGATTGGCGCCACTGGCAATCAGTACCTTCACCACGTTATGGTGCGCCAGCTTATTAGATGCGGTTGCAGCGTGCAGCGGCGTTTCGCCGGTGTCACTCTGCGGGTGCTTGGTGTCCGCGCCGCGCTCGATCAGGAACTGTCCCAATCGCCAATGCCCGTGAAAGGCTGCGCCGTTCAAGCCGAAGTTCTCACCCAGCGAGGAGAGTGATTCGCCCTTGAGAAGCAAATACTTGATTGCGCTAACGTCGCCATAATATGCGCACCACTTAATCAGCGAAACGCCATCCTGATCCACGGAATCGGCGCCGTGGCCTTCTTCCAGATACTCAAATACTAGGTCCGTGCGCCCGTCAGTGATCTTGTCGATCATTGCCGACCTCCAGTACCCGCACTGCCTTCAGCTTCGAGGCGGCAGCCAACTTGCGCATCATGGCAAGATTTCGCCGATCGTCGTCCGGCTCGTCCAGCGGTGTTTCGCAGATGAACGGGATTCTGCGCAATTTCGGATGGCAAACGATCCTGCCGAAAGCCTCCGCGCCAATCTGTCCCTGGCCGATATGCTCATGCCGGTCAACATGAGAGTTGAACGCCGGCTTCGAATCGTTGGCGTGAATCACGCAAACGTTCTTAAGGCCTACAGTCTTTTCCAGTTCGATGATCGTCCTGGATAGCCCGGCCGCGGTGTGAATTGCATAACCAGACGCAAACAGGTGGGCGGTGTCAATACACGCCCCGGCCGGCAATTCACTCCCGGCTCCCGAAACAAGTTCCGCGACCTCTTCAAAGCTCCTGCCGATGGCGGACCCCTGGCCGGCCGTATTCTCAATCAGCACCATCAGTCCATCTAGGCGCAGCCCGCTGGCCGCCTGCTTGATCGATTCGACGCAGGCCGCGATGGCCTGGGAAACGCTGGAGCCTTTGGAACTGCCCGGGTGCGCCACGAGGTATTCGGCGCCGAGCGCCAGCGCCCTCCGCAGTTCGCCCCGGAACGCAGAAACCGATTTCCGGCGAATTTCGGGATCAGCAGCGGCAAGGTTGATCAGGTAATTGTCGTGTATTACCAGCGGTGAAAGCTTGCGGGCCTCACGCTCTTCGCGGAAGCGTTCGCACTGCTGCGGCGTGGGATCGATCGTTCGCCAGCCGCGCGGATTGGCGGAAAACATCTGGAAAGTGTCACAGCCGATTTCGCCTGCGCGGCGAACGGCGTTTTCCAAAGCGCCGGCAATCGAGGTGTGTACTCCCACCCGCAATCGGCTTTTCTGCGCTTTCGGCATGAGGCATCTTAACAGAGCCTATTTGGAAGCGTCAATTTCGAGGGATTGCCGGGCGGAACAGCAACCGTGGCGAACCGCAAAGGGGCAAGCGGCCCACGCAAGATTGGGATGTATTTGGAGAGATGCTGATTGCCGGCGATTGCGCAACCCTCGATGCGCTGGATTGTCGGCGCGCCGACATGTTGAAGTTCTACATTAAGGGCTTGCCTGAGTTCGCCGCCCATCGAGGTCCCACTCTGCGTTCTTTCAAGTACGATGACGGTTGCGCGTGACCGCCTTGGATAATTCCTCAAGCAACACTTGATAAATGTTTTCAGGCAGCCGATCTCTCCCGGTCACGCCGACGACCTGGCGCTCGAACCCGCAGAAATCAACATCCACCAACCTGCTCCCCTGGCACAGTTGTATTGTTCCACCCCCTGCGATAAACTTCCTCGCTTCGGTCGAAGCCAATTGCTACGTGTATGCGCTGGGCTTTCTCGCGCCTCGCCGAAGCAGGTCTGGTTGCCCAGGCCGCGGATTTTCATTTTAGTGGCAAATATGGTTCCTGGCTGTGACCAATGGCAAATTCCTCGGACTCGCTATCCAGACGGGCCGACCCGCCGCATGAGACTTCCACAAAATTGCTCAGCTCCAGCCGCTTCGTGCGATGCCCCCGCGTTGACGACGCGCGTTTCCGCCCTTTGCGCTATCGCCTTGCTTGTGCTTGCCTGCGCGAGCTGCCACAGGCAAGGGCCTCCGCCGCGGCCCTACATGGCCTTCGTTGTCAACCACCTGGGCGGCTCAGTCGCCGTTGTTGATCTGGCAGATCCCAAAGTGGTCGCCACAATTCCTGTGGCCCCACTGCCCGAAAAGGCTGTCCGAAGACCCGGCCGCCAGGAAATCTACGTGGTATCACAGTCCGGGAAAATCAGCGTGATAGATTTCCCGGCGTTGACCGTTGCGCACACCGTTGATATCGGGCCTTCGGCGGGCGACCTCGTGTTCTCGCCCGACGGAAACCGCGCCTATGTGCTTGATCCGCCGGCCGGGCAGGTGGCTTTTCTCGACTGCAACACGCTGAAAGAAACCGGCCGCGTCCACCTGGTTCCGAATCTCGCACACATGGCCATCACGCCTGATGGCAAAACGTTGATTGTCAGCGACCCGGCAGGTAACCGGTTGTTCTTTATCGCCGCGGAAACACAAAAAATACTCGGAGATGTCGAGGTCGGCAAAACTCCCGGCAATCTCGCGGTTTCGCTCGACAGTTCCGTAGTCTTTGTGGCAGATACCGGGGACGAAAAAATCTCCGCGGCGCAAATCGCTTCGCGCACCATCATCGCGCACATTGAGACGGGATCGAGGCCAGGCGGGCTGGTCCTCAAGCCCGATGGAGGCGAACTCTTCGTCCTCAGCGACGGATCGTCAACCATGACAATTGTTGACGCCTCGCACGCCAACGTCGAGCAGGTGCTGCCCACGGGAAGAGATCCTGTCGCCGCCGTCTTCAAGCAGGATTCGAGCGTGATGTACGTGGCCACGCAGGGAGACGGCTTTGTCACCGCATTCGACGTTGCTGATCGCACGGTACTGAACACCCTCCACGTAGGCGTGGCGCCCCGGGCACTTGCGCTGACCCCCGATGAGCGGGTCCTGGCCGCGGCGGACGGCGCCTCGGGCGCTCTGGCCATCATTCGCGCGGCCCCTCTGTCTTTAATCACCGTTGTGCCTGTCGGCGCGAACCCGGTTGATGTTCTTATTCCCGGGTGGGAGTGGAACGGCAAAGCGCGGTGAGGATTCCTCTCGAATGCATCGATGCCATAAGCAATGTTTCAACGGCCCGACAAAAGTTAATCCAAAACTTTCACTTTACGCCGCAAGCAAATCCTTCCCGTCTGCGCTCTGTGCGGGAGGCTTGCTCCACGGTTTTTAATGCGAGGCAGAAGGCTTGCCCGTGTACCTCATCTCGGGGCATACTCTTGAAGTTGGTAAACGACTTTCAATCGCGTATGCATGGGCCTATGCGCTGGCGCAGCCTCGCGGCGATGCTTCGTTCAGGATAATCCGGCAATGAAACTTCGCGGAAACCGGCGATGAGAATACTCACCCGCTACATTTTCAAGGAACTGGTTGCGCACAGCTTGCTAGGGCTGGTGGTCTTCACGTTTGTCCTCTACGTACGGCCTCTCAGCCAGATTCTCGAACTGGTGGCGCGCCGGGACCTTCCCGCCACGCAGGACGCATTTCTTTTTCTGTTGCTGCTCCCCAGAATTCTGGTCATCACCATCCCCATGGCTGTGCTGCTGGGCACGCTGATTGGCCTCAGCCGCATGTCGGCGGACAGCGAAACCATCGCCATCCGCGCCACGGGCATTGGCAAGGCGCAATTTCTGCGGCCCGTGCTGACGTTTGCAATCTGTGGATGGGTGCTGACCTCCTGGATGAGCCTGTATCTGGCGCCGGCGGCGGCGCGATCTCTCGATCAGTCTGAAGCGAGCCTGGCGGCTGCTCAGGCCAGCTATGAGATCCAGCCCCGCGTCTTCATCGAACAATTCCCCCATCTCCTGTTGTACTTGAAAGACGTTACGAGCTCGAACACCCAGTGGCGCGGGGTCTTCGTCGTTGACCGCAGCCAGAACAATGAAGTAAAGGTTACGCTGGCGGAATCGGGCCGCCTGGTGAACGATGACGCTTCCGGCCAGACGATGCTTTACCTTCAAAACGGAGCTACCCATGAATTTGACCCGCAGCACCGGCAGCAGTATACCGTGACGTCGTTTGACAAGTGGCAAGTCCCCATCTCCGAACGCACCGAAACTGCTGAGCAACGCCTCACACCTTCCATGCGTTCGCCGGCGGCGCTCATCGAGGGGCTTCACACCCCCGGAGAACGTCACGCGGCCATGGTGGAATTGAATTACAGACTTGCGCTGCCGGTTGCCTGCCTGGTGCTGGCCCTCGTCGGAGTCCCGATCGGACTCATCTCCCGCAAGGGTGGCAAAGCCTTTGGCCTGATGCTCAGCATTCTTCTGGTGTTCATCTACTATGTCCTGATGGCTTCCGGCCTGAACCTGGCGAAAGAGGGGCGGCTGAATCCCATTTCCGGCTTATGGATGGCAAACGTCGCATTCGCCATTGCCGGGCTCATCATGCTGCGCCAGACCAACCGGGTGCGTACAGGAGTGGATTCTCTTCACGCCGGGCTTGAGACCATCGGCCGCGCGATCGAACGCTTCCACGCAGGCAACGGCCGGACCGATGGCCAGCCGCGCAAACTGAAACGCCGGAATTTTGGCGGGCGAGCTTTCCAGATTCTCGATCTTTACGTGTTTCGGAGCTGGCTTTTTTATCTGGTGCTGTTGCTGATTACGTTCACCGGGATTTATATGATTTTTGACTTCTTCCAGTTGCTGGGCGATATTGTCCGTCATCAGATCTCGCCCCAATTGGTCATTGAGTATTATTGGTATCTGGCCCCGCAGGTTATTTACCTCATGCTGCCCTTGAGCATTCTGGTTGCAACTCTCGTCAGCTTTGGACTGCTCAGCAAGTCGAACGAGGTCACCGCCATCAAGTCGGCCGGCATCAGTCTTTATCGCATTTCTTTGCCGATTCTGGTGGGCGCCGGTCTCCTCAGCGGTGGCATGTTCCTGCTCGGCAACGATTATCTGCCTGGGACCAACCAGCAGCAGGACTCGCTTCGAAATCAGATCAAGGGAAAACCCGCCCAGACCATGTATCGGCCAGACCGCCAGTGGATTTCCGGCAATGGAGACAAAATCTACAACTACCGGTTTTTCGATCCTGACCTGAACGTTTTCGCCAGCCTCTCGGTTTTTGAAATCGATCAGAATTCGTTCCACCTCAAGCGGCGCATCTACGCCGAGCGGGCTTTCTGGGAACCCCAGATCAAACGCTGGGTGCTGGAAAACGGCTGGACGCGCGATTTTTCGAATGGGCGGGTCAGTGATTATCAGGCGTTTGCGGTCCATACCTTCGACGAATTGAACGAGTCGCCGTCGTATTTCAAGAAGGAAGTTAAACCTTCCGAGCAGATGAGC of Terriglobia bacterium contains these proteins:
- a CDS encoding cytochrome D1 domain-containing protein is translated as MAFVVNHLGGSVAVVDLADPKVVATIPVAPLPEKAVRRPGRQEIYVVSQSGKISVIDFPALTVAHTVDIGPSAGDLVFSPDGNRAYVLDPPAGQVAFLDCNTLKETGRVHLVPNLAHMAITPDGKTLIVSDPAGNRLFFIAAETQKILGDVEVGKTPGNLAVSLDSSVVFVADTGDEKISAAQIASRTIIAHIETGSRPGGLVLKPDGGELFVLSDGSSTMTIVDASHANVEQVLPTGRDPVAAVFKQDSSVMYVATQGDGFVTAFDVADRTVLNTLHVGVAPRALALTPDERVLAAADGASGALAIIRAAPLSLITVVPVGANPVDVLIPGWEWNGKAR
- the leuS gene encoding leucine--tRNA ligase translates to MNTNYDPQKIEAKWRKLWAEQNLFDADANPGSKKYYVLEMLPYPSGDIHMGHVRNYSIGDALARYMWMKGFNVLHPIGWDSFGLPAENAAIKHQRPPAEFTFAYIDRMRRQLKRLGVSYDWRREVTTCVPEYYRWNQWFFLKMYERGLAYRKKSRVNWCPQCETVLANEQVVDGCCWRHEETPVVEKELEQWFLKITDYAERLLDDMQKLVRWPERVLAMQQNWIGKSKGTEVDFRIEDLDLPVRVFTTRVDTIFGCTVVFLAAEHPLVEKLIAASEKPERLRSEVERIKASAIRARVEVNLEKDGVATGFSARNPYSGEPVPVWVANFVLMDYGTGAVMAVPAHDERDFEFCTTFNLPIRTVIVPKDRGPQVELEAAFTEYGRLVNSGLYTGLTSEQAIERMTNDAEHAGFGKGTVQYRIKDWGISRQRYWGTPIPMVYCRSCGVVPVPESQLPVLLPAEVKLTGTGQSPLASVPEFVNTTCPNCGGPARRETDTMDTFVDSSWYFYRYADPRIDTSPINREAVDYWFPVDQYIGGIEHAILHLIYMRFFTKMMMDIGLVSFSEPVARLFTQGMVIKDGAKMSKSKGNVVDPTAMFEKYGADTVRLYMLFAAPPEKDLDWSDTGIEGASRFLNRVYRAVAKYADNLAAVESMLGKAARPAVVPEYSADERKLLRKTHQVLRHVTEDMEDRWHFNTDIALAMELVNELAGLESAISGGKVRAEAVKETLEVLVLIMALFTPHIANELWEGLGHTGATLRVAWPAYDAGLAAEEELELPVQVNGKLRTRIRVAVGASEDHIRQLALADEKAAQYINGRQIVKVIVVPQKLVNIVVK
- a CDS encoding ankyrin repeat domain-containing protein, with amino-acid sequence MIDKITDGRTDLVFEYLEEGHGADSVDQDGVSLIKWCAYYGDVSAIKYLLLKGESLSSLGENFGLNGAAFHGHWRLGQFLIERGADTKHPQSDTGETPLHAATASNKLAHHNVVKVLIASGANPNCTTKPSVGTGAFMRDCRTKGETPLHRAAAFASEETIQLLLDAGAGVEARDMHGDTPLSWASWYQRPDSILKKLCYGNFSVRAGRLSMEAYLLGKPHG
- a CDS encoding deoxyribonuclease IV, whose translation is MPKAQKSRLRVGVHTSIAGALENAVRRAGEIGCDTFQMFSANPRGWRTIDPTPQQCERFREEREARKLSPLVIHDNYLINLAAADPEIRRKSVSAFRGELRRALALGAEYLVAHPGSSKGSSVSQAIAACVESIKQAASGLRLDGLMVLIENTAGQGSAIGRSFEEVAELVSGAGSELPAGACIDTAHLFASGYAIHTAAGLSRTIIELEKTVGLKNVCVIHANDSKPAFNSHVDRHEHIGQGQIGAEAFGRIVCHPKLRRIPFICETPLDEPDDDRRNLAMMRKLAAASKLKAVRVLEVGNDRQDH
- a CDS encoding DUF6804 family protein produces the protein MMFTNPMFTKIIKLVCAGALLVTAFWVAPPGVEILRDILISVGAITVATEAVALPKYLWAAGFVAIAVLFNPIAPVALSRNVFLVLDLACLLAFMISLEALKSRPILSIPSITNRTPGSQSL
- the lptG gene encoding LPS export ABC transporter permease LptG, which encodes MRILTRYIFKELVAHSLLGLVVFTFVLYVRPLSQILELVARRDLPATQDAFLFLLLLPRILVITIPMAVLLGTLIGLSRMSADSETIAIRATGIGKAQFLRPVLTFAICGWVLTSWMSLYLAPAAARSLDQSEASLAAAQASYEIQPRVFIEQFPHLLLYLKDVTSSNTQWRGVFVVDRSQNNEVKVTLAESGRLVNDDASGQTMLYLQNGATHEFDPQHRQQYTVTSFDKWQVPISERTETAEQRLTPSMRSPAALIEGLHTPGERHAAMVELNYRLALPVACLVLALVGVPIGLISRKGGKAFGLMLSILLVFIYYVLMASGLNLAKEGRLNPISGLWMANVAFAIAGLIMLRQTNRVRTGVDSLHAGLETIGRAIERFHAGNGRTDGQPRKLKRRNFGGRAFQILDLYVFRSWLFYLVLLLITFTGIYMIFDFFQLLGDIVRHQISPQLVIEYYWYLAPQVIYLMLPLSILVATLVSFGLLSKSNEVTAIKSAGISLYRISLPILVGAGLLSGGMFLLGNDYLPGTNQQQDSLRNQIKGKPAQTMYRPDRQWISGNGDKIYNYRFFDPDLNVFASLSVFEIDQNSFHLKRRIYAERAFWEPQIKRWVLENGWTRDFSNGRVSDYQAFAVHTFDELNESPSYFKKEVKPSEQMSVLELRQYIHSLKQSGFDVVRLSVAFYRKFSYPLIAFVVTLIAIPFAFSTGSRGALAGIALSIGIAIVYWSVSSLFEAMGNLSQLPPAVAAWSPDVLFSLAGVYLLMRIKT